From a region of the Deltaproteobacteria bacterium genome:
- a CDS encoding TetR/AcrR family transcriptional regulator, translated as MRLKADTKKQILDIAENLLLDRGYNGFSYKDIASALNIKTASIHYHFPKKTDLGVAIIQRAIRRFEKWTRLMEKEDIGYSKKLNEYCLIFKRYVDRDQQICLGGALETDFKTLPLEMQKETRILTSTMHQWLEKILAEGRNKGEFKFSGIPRDLAFLISSGLQGAIQNVRVATPSCFDSAVKEIMHLIGP; from the coding sequence ATGAGACTAAAAGCAGATACAAAAAAACAGATTCTTGACATTGCGGAGAATCTTCTCCTCGACCGGGGGTATAATGGTTTTAGTTACAAAGATATTGCCAGCGCGCTGAACATCAAAACCGCCTCGATACATTATCACTTCCCCAAAAAAACCGATCTTGGCGTGGCCATTATACAACGGGCCATAAGACGATTCGAGAAATGGACCCGTTTGATGGAAAAGGAAGATATCGGCTACTCGAAAAAATTGAACGAATATTGTTTGATTTTCAAAAGATATGTGGACCGGGACCAACAGATTTGCCTCGGGGGAGCACTCGAAACCGATTTTAAGACCCTCCCCCTGGAGATGCAGAAAGAAACACGGATATTGACTTCTACAATGCATCAATGGCTGGAAAAAATTCTGGCTGAAGGTAGAAATAAAGGCGAGTTTAAATTTTCAGGTATACCCAGGGATCTGGCTTTCTTGATCTCCTCAGGCCTCCAGGGGGCCATCCAAAATGTTCGCGTGGCGACGCCGTCCTGTTTTGATTCGGCAGTGAAAGAGATAATGCATCTTATAGGCCCCTGA
- a CDS encoding hotdog fold thioesterase — protein sequence MDNRVKEAISHRVAQEPFAKKFKLKLVDLNEGYSKVTMTFTPDMENIFGMAHGGAIFALIDEAFQTACNAYGTLAVALNMNITYVSSPAPGSTLTAEAREFSRTNKTANYDIKVQDEQGNLIASSQALAYRKGKPLPFLEL from the coding sequence ATGGATAACCGGGTCAAAGAAGCTATCTCCCATCGGGTAGCCCAGGAACCGTTTGCAAAAAAATTTAAATTGAAACTGGTCGACCTGAACGAAGGCTATTCAAAGGTGACCATGACCTTTACCCCGGATATGGAAAACATTTTCGGTATGGCCCATGGCGGGGCTATATTCGCTTTGATCGACGAGGCCTTTCAGACGGCCTGCAATGCCTATGGCACCCTGGCTGTAGCCTTGAATATGAATATCACTTATGTTTCATCACCGGCTCCGGGAAGCACCCTCACAGCCGAAGCCAGAGAATTCAGCCGGACCAATAAAACGGCCAATTATGATATTAAAGTTCAGGACGAACAGGGGAATCTGATCGCCTCCTCCCAGGCCCTGGCCTATCGCAAGGGCAAGCCCCTTCCTTTTCTGGAACTTTAA
- a CDS encoding type II toxin-antitoxin system RelE/ParE family toxin, which translates to MFSCRLLYSETSGKQIKSLHPSLKPLVKKHIEELKEKPFLGKPLERELSGYYSLRAKKFRIIYDIDHEKHLVRIHYMGPRKDIYELFRQWLSIGQG; encoded by the coding sequence ATGTTTTCCTGTCGTCTCCTCTATTCCGAAACCTCCGGCAAACAAATCAAATCCCTTCATCCCTCGCTAAAACCTCTGGTAAAAAAGCACATAGAAGAATTGAAAGAAAAGCCTTTCCTGGGTAAGCCTCTGGAGAGGGAGCTTTCAGGGTATTATTCTCTGAGAGCAAAAAAATTTCGGATCATCTATGATATCGATCACGAAAAACATCTCGTCCGGATTCATTATATGGGACCCCGAAAAGATATCTACGAACTTTTCCGGCAATGGTTGTCCATAGGACAGGGTTAG
- a CDS encoding type II toxin-antitoxin system Phd/YefM family antitoxin → MEDFQKILPVTKVKRNLLEIVKQMEQEEETIALTKNGEPIGVMMSLSRYEGLLETIEILGNKKIVAALKASQNDFKSGKVMDHESAWKE, encoded by the coding sequence ATGGAAGATTTTCAGAAGATACTCCCGGTCACCAAAGTAAAAAGAAACCTCCTGGAGATTGTCAAGCAGATGGAACAGGAAGAGGAGACGATTGCCCTTACCAAAAATGGTGAACCGATCGGGGTGATGATGTCTCTGTCCCGATACGAAGGACTCCTGGAGACCATTGAAATCCTGGGGAACAAAAAAATAGTAGCGGCCTTAAAAGCCTCTCAAAATGATTTTAAATCGGGCAAGGTAATGGATCATGAATCGGCCTGGAAAGAATAA
- a CDS encoding HigA family addiction module antidote protein — translation MAGNHFTPVHPGEVIRDELEELGLTQSALAKHIGVLPKTINEICRGKRGISAEMALKLSKALGGSPQFWLNLQNNWEISQLDKTTFETITRVAA, via the coding sequence ATGGCTGGAAATCATTTTACGCCGGTGCATCCTGGCGAAGTCATCCGGGATGAACTGGAGGAATTAGGCCTTACCCAATCAGCTCTGGCCAAACATATCGGGGTCTTACCTAAAACGATAAATGAAATTTGTCGCGGTAAGAGGGGTATTAGCGCGGAGATGGCCCTAAAACTCTCAAAGGCCTTGGGGGGCAGCCCTCAATTTTGGTTAAATCTGCAAAACAACTGGGAGATTAGCCAATTAGATAAAACAACCTTTGAAACGATTACGCGTGTTGCCGCATAA
- a CDS encoding crotonase/enoyl-CoA hydratase family protein, giving the protein MLVLTEKIGPVTTVIINRPEVRNAVDGPTAQALVEAFEAFETDPEARVAVLTGAGGFFCAGADLKAVSQGNPNRLSEDGSGPMGPSRLFLSKPVIAAVAGYAVAGGLELALWCDLRVMERDAVFGVFCRRWGVPLIDGGTIRLPRLIGLSQALDMILTGRPVEAEEALRMGLANRIVEAGTSRAAAEALAGQIAAFPQHCMRNDRRSAYEQFDLSLAEALKNEFRKGLETITSGETLEGAGRFSQGAGRHGKFSE; this is encoded by the coding sequence ATGTTAGTTTTGACGGAAAAAATAGGGCCGGTGACCACTGTCATCATCAACCGCCCGGAAGTCCGGAATGCGGTCGACGGACCGACGGCCCAGGCCCTGGTTGAGGCCTTCGAGGCTTTTGAAACCGATCCGGAGGCCAGGGTGGCAGTTTTGACCGGGGCAGGGGGTTTTTTCTGTGCCGGTGCTGATTTGAAAGCCGTCAGTCAGGGAAACCCCAACCGGCTGTCTGAAGACGGGTCCGGTCCCATGGGGCCATCGAGGCTGTTTTTGAGCAAGCCGGTCATTGCCGCGGTAGCCGGTTATGCCGTGGCCGGCGGATTGGAACTGGCCCTTTGGTGCGATTTGCGGGTGATGGAAAGGGATGCAGTCTTCGGGGTTTTTTGCCGGCGCTGGGGAGTCCCTTTGATCGATGGCGGAACCATTCGATTACCCCGACTGATCGGTCTTTCCCAGGCCCTGGATATGATCCTGACCGGCAGGCCGGTAGAGGCCGAAGAGGCTCTGCGTATGGGTTTGGCCAACCGGATCGTGGAAGCCGGGACCTCCAGGGCCGCAGCCGAAGCCCTGGCCGGACAGATCGCCGCCTTCCCTCAACATTGTATGCGAAACGATCGGCGGTCGGCCTACGAGCAGTTTGATCTCTCATTGGCTGAGGCCCTGAAAAACGAGTTTCGGAAAGGATTGGAAACAATCACCAGTGGTGAGACCCTGGAAGGGGCCGGCAGATTTTCCCAAGGGGCCGGTCGGCATGGAAAGTTTAGCGAGTAA
- a CDS encoding nitroreductase, whose translation MNVKEAVEVRRSIRAFSPEPVPRNVLEEILETALRAPSWGNTQPWKLTVVGGQALERIREEYLMQAKEGVPINPDFPFQTSFNEVQTARYKGLGKSLFQALGIGREDQEKRLAYNLDMTRFFGAPYLIYLHFDRGFNPYALMDGGIMLQTIALLAAEQGLGTCILTRSVSYPDVVQKHARISPDQTLIMGIGLGYPVQGHPANLFQSQRGKPEEFLSWVDVA comes from the coding sequence ATGAATGTTAAAGAGGCGGTAGAGGTCAGACGGAGCATCCGGGCCTTCAGTCCGGAACCGGTCCCAAGAAATGTCCTGGAAGAAATCCTGGAAACAGCCCTCCGGGCCCCTTCCTGGGGGAACACCCAACCCTGGAAATTAACGGTCGTTGGCGGACAAGCCCTGGAAAGGATAAGAGAAGAGTACCTCATGCAGGCTAAAGAGGGCGTTCCGATAAATCCGGATTTTCCTTTTCAAACGTCCTTTAATGAAGTCCAGACCGCCCGATATAAGGGCCTGGGGAAAAGCCTTTTCCAGGCTTTGGGTATCGGACGGGAGGACCAGGAGAAAAGGCTGGCTTACAACCTGGACATGACCCGCTTCTTCGGGGCACCTTATCTGATCTACCTCCATTTTGACAGGGGCTTTAATCCTTACGCCCTGATGGACGGCGGCATTATGCTTCAAACCATCGCTCTCCTGGCGGCCGAGCAGGGATTGGGAACCTGTATCCTGACCCGTTCGGTCAGCTATCCCGATGTGGTTCAAAAACACGCCAGGATCTCGCCTGATCAGACCTTGATTATGGGAATAGGCCTGGGGTATCCGGTTCAAGGACATCCGGCCAATCTGTTCCAAAGTCAAAGAGGAAAGCCGGAGGAATTTCTTTCCTGGGTTGATGTAGCCTAA